In Camelus bactrianus isolate YW-2024 breed Bactrian camel chromosome 10, ASM4877302v1, whole genome shotgun sequence, a genomic segment contains:
- the LOC105076428 gene encoding olfactory receptor 4X2-like yields MADTCNVTEFIFLGLSSNRDVQKVCFVIFLLLYTAIVLGNLLIVLTVMTSRSLGSPMYFFLSHLSFVEICYSSTTVPKLISDLLAERKAISFWGCMSQVFFMHLFGGIEMFLLTVTAYDRYVAICKPLNYTTIMNWQVCAVLVGIAWVGGFVHSFAQVLLIFCLPFCGPNVIDHYFCDVLPLLRLACSDTFFIGLLIVANGGTLSVISFLVLLVSYVVILFHLRNRSSEGRRKALSTCGSHITVVTLFFGPCIFIYLRTSTTLPADRMVAVFYTVITPLLNPVIYSFRNAEVKKAMKRLWIRAMKLDEK; encoded by the coding sequence ATGGCTGACACATGCAATGTGACAGAATTCATTTTTCTGGGACTTTCTTCTAATCGGGATGTGCAGAAAGTTTGCTTTGTGATATTTCTGCTCTTGTATACAGCAATTGTGCTGGGCAATTTGCTCATTGTGCTCACTGTCATGACCAGCAGAAGCCTCGGctcccccatgtacttcttcctcagcCACCTGTCCTTTGTGGAGATCTGCTACTCCTCTACCACAGTCCCCAAGCTCATCTCAGATTTGCTGGCTGAAAGGAAAGCCATATCTTTCTGGGGCTGCATGTCGCAAGTTTTCTTTATGCACTTATTTGGTGGTATTGAGATGTTTCTGCTCACTGTGACGGCCTAcgaccgctacgtggccatctgcaagcccctCAACTACACCACCATCATGAACTGGCAGGTGTGTGCCGTCCTGGTGGGAATAGCCTGGGTAGGTGGCTTTGTGCATTCCTTTGCCCAAGTCCTTCTCATCTTCTGCTTGCCCTTCTGTGGCCCCAATGTGATTGACCACTACTTCTGTGATGTGCTTCCTCTGCTCAGACTTGCCTGTTCTGACACCTTCTTCATTGGTCTGCTGATTGTTGCCAATGGTGGGACTCTGTCTGTGATCAGTTTCCTGGTCCTCCTAGTCTCCTATGTTGTTATCTTGTTCCATCTGAGGAACCGAAGCTCTGAGGGGCGGCGCAAGGCCCTCTCCACCTGTGGGTCCCATATCACTGTGGTCACCTTGTTCTTTGGGCCCTGCATCTTCATCTACCTGAGGACCTCTACCACTCTGCCTGCGGACAGGATGGTGGCTGTGTTTTACACAGTGATCACCCCACTCCTCAACCCTGTCATCTACTCCTTCAGAAATGCTGAAGTGAAGAAGGCCATGAAGAGGCTGTGGATCAGGGCAATGAAACTAGATGAGAAATAA